In Oryza sativa Japonica Group chromosome 11, ASM3414082v1, the following are encoded in one genomic region:
- the LOC4350830 gene encoding uncharacterized LOC4350830: protein MGAAAKPPPFVCFKWPWGPDPKATSPSPSPSPCGDLEMPWLLKSIRTVAQGLLIAGDLPSPSSDGGGGGGGARTRWRRRRRLGPGLAAEADRGEAEQRALAAALASGRDATVLEFYSPRCRLCSSLQGLVRELEDGAGGRAGFVLADAEDDRWLPELLHYDIRYVPCFVLLDKNGRALAKTGVPTSRQHVIAGLHHLLNMNQISVQEGTKSTA from the exons ATGGGCGCCGCCGCGAAGCCCCCACCCTTCGTCTGCTTCAAGTGGCCATGGGGCCCCGACCCCAAGGCAACGAGCCCTAGCCCTAGCCCGAGCCCCTGCGGCGACCTCGAGATGCCCTGGCTGCTCAAGTCCATCCGCACCGTGGCGCAGGGCCTCCtcatcgccggcgacctcccctccccctcgtcggacgggggaggaggcggcggtggggcgaggacgaggtggaggaggaggaggcggctgggCCCTGggctggcggcggaggcggaccgCGGGGAGGCGGAGCAGCGGGCGCTCGCGGCAGCGCTGGCgagcgggagggacgcgaccgTGCTGGAGTTCTACTCGCCCCGGTGCCGCCTGTGCTCGTCGCTGCAGGGGCTCGTGCGCGAGCTCGAGGACGGCGCAGGCGGGCGGGCCGGCTTCGtgctcgccgacgccgaggacGACCGGTGGCTCCCCGAG CTTCTGCATTACGACATCAGATATGTCCCGTGCTTTGTGCTTCTTGACAAGAATGGACGAGCCTTAGCAAAGACTGGCGTACCGACTAGCAGGCAGCACGTCATCGCTGGCCTTCATCACCTTCTTAACATGAATCAGATATCTGTGCAAGAAGGAACGAAGAGCACGGCATGA